Proteins encoded within one genomic window of Fibrobacterota bacterium:
- a CDS encoding response regulator transcription factor codes for MKTVLIVDDDRKLGKLLADYLAKFGLKGVNAFHPDEAIRFLRREIPDIIILDVMLPDKDGFEMCREIRRDFSVPIIMLTARGEVADRVLGLELGADDYLPKPFEPRELVARIQSVLRRGGGGEKGPDRIHHGTLDLDFRRREATVAGRAADLTAMEFEVLALFARSPGKVMDRDSILDRTKGMEWEPYNRSIDVLISRLRQKLGDDPKRPRYLKTVRGAGYMYIGDEDAGGENDAP; via the coding sequence ATGAAAACCGTACTCATCGTCGACGATGACCGCAAGTTGGGGAAATTGCTCGCCGATTACCTGGCCAAGTTCGGATTGAAAGGCGTCAACGCCTTCCATCCGGACGAGGCCATCCGTTTCCTGCGGCGCGAGATTCCCGATATCATCATCCTGGACGTGATGCTGCCCGATAAGGATGGATTCGAAATGTGCCGGGAAATCCGACGGGATTTCTCGGTGCCCATCATCATGCTCACCGCGCGCGGCGAGGTGGCCGATCGGGTCCTGGGCCTGGAGTTGGGCGCCGACGATTACTTGCCCAAGCCTTTCGAGCCGCGCGAGCTGGTGGCGCGCATCCAATCGGTGCTGCGACGCGGCGGGGGCGGGGAGAAGGGGCCCGACCGGATCCACCATGGGACCCTGGATCTCGACTTCCGCCGGCGCGAGGCCACCGTGGCGGGCCGCGCGGCCGACCTCACGGCCATGGAATTCGAAGTGCTCGCCTTGTTCGCGCGCAGCCCGGGCAAGGTAATGGATCGGGATTCAATCCTCGATCGCACCAAGGGCATGGAATGGGAGCCGTACAACCGTTCCATCGACGTGCTGATCAGCCGCTTGCGCCAGAAGCTCGGGGACGATCCCAAGCGGCCCCGCTATCTGAAGACGGTGCGCGGCGCGGGCTACATGTACATCGGCGATGAAGATGCCGGCGGGGAGAACGATGCGCCCTAG
- a CDS encoding periplasmic heavy metal sensor: protein MLLRRIFRFAVPVVALVGAACLLGGCHRRCGWRSNPQQRADWIAKKVASELGLDAAQKAKLDTIKSALLARQGDFRALHAGLKDLLIGQIRASSVDTGKINQALDEREAKMKELRGFVVGEFAEFHAILTPAQREKLAAKLEKLDRRCH, encoded by the coding sequence ATGCTTTTACGTCGCATTTTCCGTTTCGCCGTTCCCGTCGTCGCCCTGGTCGGCGCGGCCTGCCTGCTGGGCGGCTGCCATCGCCGCTGCGGATGGCGCAGCAATCCCCAACAAAGGGCCGATTGGATCGCCAAGAAGGTGGCCTCCGAGCTGGGCTTGGACGCCGCCCAGAAGGCCAAGCTCGATACCATCAAATCCGCCCTGTTGGCGCGGCAGGGCGATTTCCGGGCCCTGCACGCCGGCCTCAAGGATCTGCTTATCGGCCAGATCCGCGCCAGCTCGGTCGATACCGGCAAGATCAACCAGGCCCTGGACGAACGCGAGGCCAAGATGAAGGAGCTGCGGGGCTTCGTGGTGGGCGAGTTCGCGGAGTTCCATGCCATCCTGACCCCGGCGCAGCGCGAGAAGCTGGCCGCCAAGCTCGAGAAGCTGGATCGCCGTTGTCACTGA
- a CDS encoding Gfo/Idh/MocA family oxidoreductase, with translation MPERKTPPASGDRKSKKVRYAVVGLGYFAQEAILPAFANAKKNSELAALVSDDPEKLKKLGRKYGAQSGFGYDRYDELLASGEIDAVYIALPNDLHKDFAVRSAKQGIHVLCEKPLALSDRDCEEMIRAANEHHVRLMTAYRLHFEPANLKAIEAIKSGAIGEPRFFNSSFSMQVKDDNIRVKTERGGGPTWDLGVYCVNAARYLFQDEPIEVVARMASKKDDPRFHEVEEISSAILTFPGDRQATFTCGYNGADLSWYSVTGTEGYVCLDNAYDYAMPTTLEISKQGKSKSKEFGKRDQVAPEILYFSDCILSGKEPEPSGLEGLADVRVIRAIHESARTGKPVALEHFEKRSRPAGDMAASKPPAEQEDLFHAEAPTRG, from the coding sequence ATGCCCGAACGTAAAACCCCGCCCGCCTCGGGCGACCGTAAATCCAAAAAGGTCCGCTATGCCGTGGTCGGCCTCGGATACTTCGCCCAAGAGGCCATTTTGCCCGCCTTCGCCAACGCGAAGAAGAATAGCGAACTGGCCGCCCTCGTATCGGACGATCCCGAGAAGCTCAAGAAGCTGGGCCGCAAGTACGGCGCGCAATCGGGATTCGGTTACGACCGCTACGACGAATTGCTCGCCAGCGGCGAGATCGACGCCGTGTACATCGCGCTTCCGAACGATCTGCATAAGGATTTCGCCGTACGCTCCGCCAAGCAGGGCATCCATGTCCTCTGCGAAAAACCCCTCGCGTTGTCCGATCGAGATTGCGAGGAGATGATCCGCGCCGCCAACGAGCATCACGTGCGGTTGATGACCGCCTACCGGTTGCACTTCGAGCCCGCCAACCTGAAGGCCATCGAGGCCATCAAGTCCGGGGCCATCGGGGAGCCGCGCTTCTTCAACAGCTCTTTCTCCATGCAGGTGAAGGACGATAATATCCGCGTGAAGACCGAGCGCGGGGGCGGCCCTACCTGGGACCTGGGCGTCTACTGCGTGAACGCGGCCCGCTACCTTTTCCAGGACGAGCCCATCGAGGTGGTCGCGCGCATGGCCAGCAAGAAGGACGACCCGCGCTTCCATGAAGTGGAGGAAATCAGTTCCGCCATCCTCACCTTCCCGGGGGACCGCCAGGCCACCTTCACCTGCGGCTATAATGGCGCCGACTTATCCTGGTATAGCGTGACGGGAACCGAAGGCTACGTCTGCCTGGACAACGCATACGATTACGCGATGCCGACGACCCTGGAAATATCCAAGCAAGGCAAATCGAAATCCAAGGAGTTCGGGAAACGGGATCAGGTGGCCCCGGAGATCCTCTACTTCTCGGACTGCATCCTTAGCGGGAAGGAGCCCGAGCCCTCGGGCTTGGAAGGCTTGGCCGACGTGCGCGTGATCCGGGCCATCCACGAGTCGGCGCGCACGGGCAAGCCGGTGGCCTTGGAACATTTCGAAAAGCGCTCGCGGCCCGCCGGGGACATGGCCGCCAGCAAGCCTCCGGCCGAGCAAGAGGACTTGTTCCATGCCGAGGCGCCTACGCGAGGATAG
- a CDS encoding rhomboid family intramembrane serine protease, translating into MAEPILTYAIIALNVAISFWGFSSLRAGSFRRFVFAPHEVRRGHNLLGMLLSHFSHADAWHLFFNMLTLYVFGRVTEAGLGTNMLIIYVAAGLAGNLLILLLRGSDPGYRVLGASDSVTAILFAAIVLRPEMSIQFLVIPIPIPAPIFAVIYIAYTSFLLDKGIGNVSHEGHLAGALTGLILGGWLAPDHFAPLLERVHRLIH; encoded by the coding sequence ATGGCCGAGCCGATCCTCACCTACGCAATCATCGCCCTGAACGTGGCGATTTCATTTTGGGGGTTTTCCTCCTTGCGGGCCGGCAGCTTTCGCCGTTTCGTTTTCGCGCCCCATGAAGTGAGACGGGGCCATAACCTGCTCGGCATGCTGCTCTCGCATTTCTCCCATGCGGACGCGTGGCATCTTTTCTTCAACATGCTCACCCTCTACGTATTCGGCCGCGTGACGGAAGCGGGCCTGGGGACGAACATGTTGATCATTTACGTCGCGGCGGGTTTGGCGGGCAATCTGCTCATCCTGCTCTTGCGCGGAAGCGACCCGGGATACCGCGTCCTGGGGGCCAGCGATTCCGTCACCGCCATCCTCTTCGCCGCCATCGTACTGCGCCCGGAGATGTCCATCCAATTCCTGGTGATCCCCATCCCCATTCCCGCGCCGATATTCGCGGTGATTTACATCGCCTACACCAGCTTCCTGCTCGACAAGGGCATCGGAAACGTTTCCCACGAAGGCCATCTGGCCGGGGCGTTGACGGGGCTGATCCTCGGAGGGTGGCTGGCTCCCGATCATTTCGCGCCGCTACTCGAGCGCGTCCACCGACTGATCCATTGA